One genomic window of Nicotiana sylvestris chromosome 10, ASM39365v2, whole genome shotgun sequence includes the following:
- the LOC104226535 gene encoding uncharacterized protein isoform X2, with translation MEFSLPLVQNLHFLKEEMSSPLSDQILNFCESELFPNVQNSEVASSSNCCSYEEQSSYSTNLDMNKFNNTIEKNEETNITTVTSNISPSRTNNNNNNNNDNNNINNNALSIIFDSQEDQIENDISASIEFTQDANFSIPHHLLNPQQELFDINSLNNQHIKVTDVSQYPPDHPPPIVPLMGPPLGHIYEDESLSSVPSYMRVPTTSSSPSCPLLDPTLANYLPLNSNPTMPVAESSAILAAATTGGGLFFGAEFPQVQELEYQGDNGRLFCPDALPRVYNCSNELQALSNESQHLVSATGCSNPLASDITNLDDPSFSNNVVKCSPEERREKINRYMKKRNERNFSKKIKYACRKTLADSRPRVRGRFAKNDEFGEANKTTSCGTHEDDTKEDVKLNHLYHHDPNMITSSGHDNNGRIFTSNCHSSNSPYDICPPLYCTDGQLH, from the exons ATGGAATTCTCTCTTCCATTGGTTCAAAACTTGCATTTCCTTAAG GAAGAGATGTCGAGCCCTCTCAGTGATCAAATTCTGAATTTCTGTGAGTCTGAGTTGTTTCCAAATGTACAGAATTCAGAAGTTGCTTCTAGCTCAAATTGTTGCAGCTATGAGGAACAGAGTTCATATTCAACCAATCTTGACATGAACAAATTCAATAACACTATTGAGAAGAATGAAGAAACCAACATCACCACAGTTACATCTAATATTAGCCCTTCAcgaaccaacaacaacaacaacaacaacaacgacaacaacaacattaACAACAACGCTCTCTCAATAATATTTGATTCTCAAGAAGATCAAATTGAGAATGATATTTCAGCTTCAATTGAGTTCACACAAGACGCGAACTTCTCAATCCCTCATCATTTACTTAATCCTCAACAAGAACTATTCGACATTAATTCTCTCAACAATCAACATATCAAAGTAACCGATGTTTCTCAGTATCCTCCTGATCATCCTCCACCTATTGTTCCACTTATGGGACCTCCATTAGGACATATATATGAAGACGAATCTTTGTCATCAGTTCCTTCTTACATGCGCGTTCCTActacttcttcttctccttcttgtcCTCTTCTTGATCCTACGCTCGCAAACTACTTACCTTTAAACTCAAATCCCACCATGCCTGTTGCTGAATCTTCAGCAATACTTGCTGCTGCCACTACAGGAGGTGGCTTGTTTTTCGGTGCTGAGTTTCCACAAGTACAAGAATTGGAATATCAAGGAGACAATGGTAGATTATTCTGCCCTGATGCCTTGCCAAGAGTTTATAACTGCTCTAATGAGCTTCAG GCACTCAGCAATGAGAGTCAACATTTGGTTAGTGCTACCGGATGTTCTAACCCGTTGGCATCAGATATAACAAATTTGGATGATCCTTCCTTCAGTAATAATGTTGTCAAATGCTCTCCTGAGGAGAGGAGGGAGAAGATTAATAGATACATGAAGAAACGAAACGAAAGGAATTTCAGCAAGAAAATCAAG TATGCATGCAGGAAAACATTAGCAGACAGTAGGCCAAGGGTGAGAGGAAGATTTGCAAAGAATGATGAATTTGGGGAAGCTAATAAGACAACTTCTTGTGGTACACATGAAGATGACACAAAAGAAGATGTAAAACTCAATCATTTATACCATCATGATCCTAATATGATTACTTCTTCAGGACATGATAATAATGGTCGGATTTTCACTTCCAATTGCCACTCATCTAACAGTCCTTATGATATTTGCCCCCCTCTGTATTGCACAGATGGCCAGTTGCACTAA
- the LOC104226535 gene encoding uncharacterized protein isoform X1 has translation MLKNMANTQEHQLSIEEMSSPLSDQILNFCESELFPNVQNSEVASSSNCCSYEEQSSYSTNLDMNKFNNTIEKNEETNITTVTSNISPSRTNNNNNNNNDNNNINNNALSIIFDSQEDQIENDISASIEFTQDANFSIPHHLLNPQQELFDINSLNNQHIKVTDVSQYPPDHPPPIVPLMGPPLGHIYEDESLSSVPSYMRVPTTSSSPSCPLLDPTLANYLPLNSNPTMPVAESSAILAAATTGGGLFFGAEFPQVQELEYQGDNGRLFCPDALPRVYNCSNELQALSNESQHLVSATGCSNPLASDITNLDDPSFSNNVVKCSPEERREKINRYMKKRNERNFSKKIKYACRKTLADSRPRVRGRFAKNDEFGEANKTTSCGTHEDDTKEDVKLNHLYHHDPNMITSSGHDNNGRIFTSNCHSSNSPYDICPPLYCTDGQLH, from the exons atgTTGAAGAACATGGCTAATACTCAAGAACATCAGCTTTCTATT GAAGAGATGTCGAGCCCTCTCAGTGATCAAATTCTGAATTTCTGTGAGTCTGAGTTGTTTCCAAATGTACAGAATTCAGAAGTTGCTTCTAGCTCAAATTGTTGCAGCTATGAGGAACAGAGTTCATATTCAACCAATCTTGACATGAACAAATTCAATAACACTATTGAGAAGAATGAAGAAACCAACATCACCACAGTTACATCTAATATTAGCCCTTCAcgaaccaacaacaacaacaacaacaacaacgacaacaacaacattaACAACAACGCTCTCTCAATAATATTTGATTCTCAAGAAGATCAAATTGAGAATGATATTTCAGCTTCAATTGAGTTCACACAAGACGCGAACTTCTCAATCCCTCATCATTTACTTAATCCTCAACAAGAACTATTCGACATTAATTCTCTCAACAATCAACATATCAAAGTAACCGATGTTTCTCAGTATCCTCCTGATCATCCTCCACCTATTGTTCCACTTATGGGACCTCCATTAGGACATATATATGAAGACGAATCTTTGTCATCAGTTCCTTCTTACATGCGCGTTCCTActacttcttcttctccttcttgtcCTCTTCTTGATCCTACGCTCGCAAACTACTTACCTTTAAACTCAAATCCCACCATGCCTGTTGCTGAATCTTCAGCAATACTTGCTGCTGCCACTACAGGAGGTGGCTTGTTTTTCGGTGCTGAGTTTCCACAAGTACAAGAATTGGAATATCAAGGAGACAATGGTAGATTATTCTGCCCTGATGCCTTGCCAAGAGTTTATAACTGCTCTAATGAGCTTCAG GCACTCAGCAATGAGAGTCAACATTTGGTTAGTGCTACCGGATGTTCTAACCCGTTGGCATCAGATATAACAAATTTGGATGATCCTTCCTTCAGTAATAATGTTGTCAAATGCTCTCCTGAGGAGAGGAGGGAGAAGATTAATAGATACATGAAGAAACGAAACGAAAGGAATTTCAGCAAGAAAATCAAG TATGCATGCAGGAAAACATTAGCAGACAGTAGGCCAAGGGTGAGAGGAAGATTTGCAAAGAATGATGAATTTGGGGAAGCTAATAAGACAACTTCTTGTGGTACACATGAAGATGACACAAAAGAAGATGTAAAACTCAATCATTTATACCATCATGATCCTAATATGATTACTTCTTCAGGACATGATAATAATGGTCGGATTTTCACTTCCAATTGCCACTCATCTAACAGTCCTTATGATATTTGCCCCCCTCTGTATTGCACAGATGGCCAGTTGCACTAA
- the LOC104226535 gene encoding uncharacterized protein isoform X3, translating to MSSPLSDQILNFCESELFPNVQNSEVASSSNCCSYEEQSSYSTNLDMNKFNNTIEKNEETNITTVTSNISPSRTNNNNNNNNDNNNINNNALSIIFDSQEDQIENDISASIEFTQDANFSIPHHLLNPQQELFDINSLNNQHIKVTDVSQYPPDHPPPIVPLMGPPLGHIYEDESLSSVPSYMRVPTTSSSPSCPLLDPTLANYLPLNSNPTMPVAESSAILAAATTGGGLFFGAEFPQVQELEYQGDNGRLFCPDALPRVYNCSNELQALSNESQHLVSATGCSNPLASDITNLDDPSFSNNVVKCSPEERREKINRYMKKRNERNFSKKIKYACRKTLADSRPRVRGRFAKNDEFGEANKTTSCGTHEDDTKEDVKLNHLYHHDPNMITSSGHDNNGRIFTSNCHSSNSPYDICPPLYCTDGQLH from the exons ATGTCGAGCCCTCTCAGTGATCAAATTCTGAATTTCTGTGAGTCTGAGTTGTTTCCAAATGTACAGAATTCAGAAGTTGCTTCTAGCTCAAATTGTTGCAGCTATGAGGAACAGAGTTCATATTCAACCAATCTTGACATGAACAAATTCAATAACACTATTGAGAAGAATGAAGAAACCAACATCACCACAGTTACATCTAATATTAGCCCTTCAcgaaccaacaacaacaacaacaacaacaacgacaacaacaacattaACAACAACGCTCTCTCAATAATATTTGATTCTCAAGAAGATCAAATTGAGAATGATATTTCAGCTTCAATTGAGTTCACACAAGACGCGAACTTCTCAATCCCTCATCATTTACTTAATCCTCAACAAGAACTATTCGACATTAATTCTCTCAACAATCAACATATCAAAGTAACCGATGTTTCTCAGTATCCTCCTGATCATCCTCCACCTATTGTTCCACTTATGGGACCTCCATTAGGACATATATATGAAGACGAATCTTTGTCATCAGTTCCTTCTTACATGCGCGTTCCTActacttcttcttctccttcttgtcCTCTTCTTGATCCTACGCTCGCAAACTACTTACCTTTAAACTCAAATCCCACCATGCCTGTTGCTGAATCTTCAGCAATACTTGCTGCTGCCACTACAGGAGGTGGCTTGTTTTTCGGTGCTGAGTTTCCACAAGTACAAGAATTGGAATATCAAGGAGACAATGGTAGATTATTCTGCCCTGATGCCTTGCCAAGAGTTTATAACTGCTCTAATGAGCTTCAG GCACTCAGCAATGAGAGTCAACATTTGGTTAGTGCTACCGGATGTTCTAACCCGTTGGCATCAGATATAACAAATTTGGATGATCCTTCCTTCAGTAATAATGTTGTCAAATGCTCTCCTGAGGAGAGGAGGGAGAAGATTAATAGATACATGAAGAAACGAAACGAAAGGAATTTCAGCAAGAAAATCAAG TATGCATGCAGGAAAACATTAGCAGACAGTAGGCCAAGGGTGAGAGGAAGATTTGCAAAGAATGATGAATTTGGGGAAGCTAATAAGACAACTTCTTGTGGTACACATGAAGATGACACAAAAGAAGATGTAAAACTCAATCATTTATACCATCATGATCCTAATATGATTACTTCTTCAGGACATGATAATAATGGTCGGATTTTCACTTCCAATTGCCACTCATCTAACAGTCCTTATGATATTTGCCCCCCTCTGTATTGCACAGATGGCCAGTTGCACTAA